A part of Kryptolebias marmoratus isolate JLee-2015 linkage group LG8, ASM164957v2, whole genome shotgun sequence genomic DNA contains:
- the LOC108233076 gene encoding solute carrier family 26 member 6, which yields MEERKRLNYNVHREILDEEELDEIAKKSDSKPSLCDKMAKSMRTSGPQVKNCLLGTIPVVLWLPRYSFREDALGDLVSGISVGIMQLPQGMAYALLACVPPVFGLYSSFYPVLIYFIFGTSKHISVGTYAVMSVMIGGVTERLAPDSNFMIWDNETNSSKLDIFSRDDERVRVAAAVTFLSGMFQILLGLVQFGFVVTYLSEPLVRGYTTGAAIHVIVSQLKYAFGINPVRHSGPLSMIYTVLEVCYLLPKTNVGTLVVSIVAIVGLVLAKELNALLSKKLPVPLPVELFAIIIATIISWQVNLDAKYGVEVVGGIPSGLQPPVVPDVSLFGQVIGDAFALAVVGYGIAISLGRIFALKYGYKVDSNQELIALGLSNSIGGFFQCFAISCSMSRSLVQESSGGRTQVAGALSAVVILFITLWIGRLFEDLPKAVLAAIVLVNLHGMMKQFLDIPALWRSNKIDMLIWIATFILTLLLNPDLGLAAAIVFSMLTVIFRTQLPKYSLLGQVGDTDIYKPMEDYDQVKQVPGILIFRSSATLYFANAEMYQEALRKKSGIDITKLLSAKKKLEAKRKRHEKKNAKKAKKELQRNGVNLPPSSEQEEKHLEQQIYVSIVEVEDEPDPSLPRAIVLDLSPVNFLDTVGVKTIQSIRRDYGEIGIKTVLAGCQTGVVENLQTGGFFNDKVTKSCLFTTVHDAVLHCRTRGQAQDELQELEATHF from the exons GACTTCTGGTCCTCAGGTGAAGAACTGTCTGCTGGGAACCATTCCTGTGGTGTTATGGCTGCCCCGTTACTCCTTCAGAGAGGACGCGCTCGGCGACCTGGTCTCAGGAATCAGTGTGGGCATCATGCAGCTGCCACAGG GTATGGCCTACGCTTTACTGGCATGTGTTCCTCCAGTTTTTGGTCTCTACTCCTCCTTCTACCCCGTCCTCATCTACTTCATTTTCGGCACATCCAAGCACATCTCAGTCG GAACATATGCGGTGATGAGTGTGATGATAGGAGGGGTGACAGAGCGACTGGCTCCAGACTCAAACTTCATGATATGGGACAATGAGACCAATTCCAGCAAGTTAGACATTTTTAGTCGGGATGACGAGAGGGTCCGAGTGGCGGCAGCTGTCACCTTTTTATCCGGAATGTTTCAG ATTCTGCTGGGTCTGGTCCAGTTTGGCTTCGTGGTCACCTACCTGTCTGAGCCGCTCGTCAGAGGCTACACCACAGGAGCCGCCATCCACGTCATCGTCTCCCAGCTCAAATACGCCTTCGGTATCAACCCAGTCCGACACAGTGGACCTCTCTCCATGATTTAT aCTGTCTTGGAGGTGTGTTATCTCCTCCCAAAGACAAATGTTGGCACATTAGTGGTCAGTATCGTCGCCATAGTTGGTCTCGTTCTTGCTAAGGAGCTCAATGCACTGTTGAGTAAAAAACTACCTGTTCCTCTACCTGTGGAGTTATTCGCT ATTATTATTGCTACAATAATCTCGTGGCAGGTTAACTTAGATGCGAAATACGGAGTGGAGGTAGTAGGAGGGATTCCCTCAGg TCTCCAGCCTCCTGTTGTCCCGGATGTGTCTCTGTTTGGCCAAGTGATCGGGGATGCCTTCGCTCTGGCCGTGGTTGGTTATGGCATTGCCATCTCTCTGGGACGAATATTTGCCCTCAAATACGGCTACAAGGTGGACAGCAACCAG GAACTAATCGCTCTAGGTTTGAGTAACTCCATTGGAGGATTTTTCCAGTGTTTTGCCATCAGCTGTTCCATGTCTCGCAGCTTGGTTCAGGAAAGCTCAGGAGGGAGGACTCAG GTTGCTGGGGCTCTGTCAGCAGTAGTTATCCTTTTCATCACACTCTGGATTGGAAGGCTCTTTGAAGATCTGCCCAAG GCGGTGCTGGCTGCCATCGTCTTAGTTAATCTTCACGGCATGATGAAGCAGTTCTTGGACATTCCTGCTCTGTGGAGGAGCAACAAAATAGACATG CTGATCTGGATTGCCACCTTCATCCTGACCTTGTTGTTGAACCCTGACCTAGGACTGGCTGCTGCCATCGTTTTCTCCATGCTCACGGTGATCTTCAGGACTCAGCT accTAAGTACTCCCTGTTAGGACAAGTGGGAGACACGGATATTTACAAGCCAATGGAAGACTACGATCAG GTGAAGCAGGTGCCAGGAATACTAATCTTTCGTTCTTCTGCCACCCTCTACTTTGCCAATGCTGAGATGTACCAAGAAGCTCTGAGAAAGAAG tcagGCATTGACATCACAAAGCTCCTGTCTGCAAAGAAGAAACTGGAAGCCAAAAGGAAGaggcatgaaaagaaaaatgccaaGAAAGCCAAGAAAGAGCTCCAGAGGAATGGGGTGAACCTG CCTCCTTCCTCCGAGCAGGAGGAGAAACATTTGGAACAGCAAATTTATGTCTCCATCGTTGAGGTGGAGGATGAGCCCGACCCCTCGCTACCCAGAGCCATCGTCCTTGACCTCAGCCCTGTAAACTTCCTGGACACGGTGGGAGTCAAGACAATCCAAAGT ATTCGGAGAGACTACGGAGAAATTGGCATCAAAACTGTTCTTGCTGGCTGTCAAA CCGGTGTGGTGGAGAACCTGCAGACCGGAGGTTTCTTTAATGACAAAGTGACAAAGTCCTGCCTCTTCACCACCGTCCACGATGCTGTCCTGCACTGTCGGACACGAGGCCAAGCTCAAGACGAACTTCAG